A window of Mucilaginibacter paludis DSM 18603 contains these coding sequences:
- a CDS encoding helix-turn-helix transcriptional regulator has product MAEKRNFNRIKAVLAERGKTNIWLAEQLDRNKTTVSKWCTNDIQPTVESLFDIAKVLEVDVRTLLVSSLD; this is encoded by the coding sequence ATGGCCGAGAAACGCAATTTCAATAGAATAAAAGCGGTATTAGCAGAAAGGGGGAAAACTAACATTTGGTTAGCTGAACAATTGGATCGGAACAAAACGACTGTATCTAAATGGTGTACTAACGACATTCAACCAACCGTTGAATCGCTGTTTGATATTGCGAAAGTATTAGAAGTTGATGTACGAACCCTACTCGTTTCAAGCCTGGACTAG
- a CDS encoding recombinase family protein produces the protein MKVADIYIRVSTDEQADKGYSQRSQEEVLRRYCEINNISIRKTIFEDHSAKTFVRPQWQGLLLNLRKQRGKIDLILFTKWDRFSRNAPDAYQMINTLKILGVEPQAIEQPLDMEVPENKMMLAIYLTAPEIENDRRALNTFYGLRRARKEGRWVSHAPVGYINRHDATGKKYIAIDPPQAKIMEWAFNEIAKGIYSTQQVYEKAAEMGLKCKRNNFYVAVRNPVYCGKILIVKYKDEAAHTVKGLHDGIISESLFYDVQDVLSGKKREEKTKVHSPDMLPLRGFIKCSRCNRILCGSASKGRNGYYYYYHCSSACGCRYKAEEVNKVFDQVIEEFTIQEEYADLFTEVIRDTYKNQNTTTLVSRSELLKEINELNNRTSKARELLLNGDIDGADYKTIKSENEYKVNVLEAKLSEAAAANSKTANIEPLLRPAISKLTRLNTIYSKSDSSNKRELIGSMYPQKFTFEELQHRTALTSELYSCIYLINSEIKGKKEGQATDFSCLPILAPEAGLEPATL, from the coding sequence ATGAAAGTAGCAGATATTTATATAAGGGTGAGTACAGATGAACAGGCCGATAAAGGTTATTCTCAAAGAAGCCAGGAAGAGGTACTGCGCCGCTATTGTGAGATTAACAACATCAGTATAAGGAAAACCATATTTGAAGATCATTCTGCCAAAACGTTTGTCAGGCCCCAGTGGCAGGGCTTGTTGCTCAACCTGAGGAAGCAGCGCGGAAAAATCGATCTTATCTTATTTACGAAGTGGGACAGGTTTAGCCGAAACGCACCAGATGCTTATCAAATGATCAACACACTTAAAATATTAGGTGTGGAGCCGCAGGCTATAGAACAGCCTTTGGATATGGAAGTTCCTGAAAACAAAATGATGCTGGCTATTTATCTTACTGCACCGGAGATAGAAAACGACAGAAGGGCATTAAATACATTTTATGGTCTAAGGCGTGCCAGGAAGGAAGGCCGTTGGGTATCTCACGCCCCTGTGGGTTATATCAACAGGCACGATGCTACAGGGAAGAAATATATTGCTATCGATCCGCCACAGGCTAAAATCATGGAATGGGCATTTAACGAGATTGCAAAGGGTATTTATTCCACGCAGCAAGTATATGAAAAAGCTGCGGAGATGGGTTTAAAGTGTAAGCGGAACAACTTTTACGTGGCGGTGCGCAATCCTGTTTATTGCGGAAAGATACTAATCGTTAAATATAAGGACGAAGCGGCACACACCGTTAAGGGATTGCATGATGGCATTATTTCTGAATCTTTATTTTACGACGTTCAGGACGTTTTAAGCGGGAAAAAGAGGGAGGAGAAAACAAAGGTTCATTCGCCGGATATGTTGCCTTTAAGGGGCTTTATTAAATGCTCAAGGTGCAACCGCATTTTGTGCGGGAGCGCATCCAAAGGTCGCAATGGATATTACTACTACTATCATTGTTCTTCAGCTTGTGGGTGCAGGTATAAGGCCGAAGAGGTAAATAAAGTATTCGATCAGGTAATAGAGGAATTCACTATCCAGGAGGAATATGCAGATCTGTTTACTGAAGTTATCAGGGATACGTACAAAAACCAAAATACGACAACTTTGGTATCCCGTTCTGAATTGCTAAAGGAAATCAATGAGCTGAATAACCGCACCAGTAAAGCAAGGGAACTTCTTTTAAACGGAGACATTGACGGTGCCGATTATAAGACCATTAAATCAGAAAATGAATACAAGGTAAATGTATTAGAAGCGAAGTTATCGGAAGCAGCAGCGGCTAATTCCAAGACTGCGAACATTGAACCGCTACTTAGACCGGCTATTAGCAAATTAACGAGATTAAATACAATCTATTCAAAATCAGATAGTTCCAATAAACGAGAATTAATTGGTTCGATGTACCCCCAAAAATTCACTTTCGAGGAATTGCAACATCGAACCGCTTTGACGAGTGAATTGTACTCTTGTATCTACTTGATTAACAGTGAAATAAAAGGCAAAAAAGAAGGGCAAGCGACCGATTTCTCGTGCTTGCCCATTCTGGCTCCTGAGGCTGGGCTCGAACCAGCGACCCTCTGA
- a CDS encoding AraC family transcriptional regulator — translation MSIRDVALFVGYSSTSSFSKAFKKHFDYKPSQIRDRKKDN, via the coding sequence ATGTCGATCCGCGATGTGGCCTTGTTTGTAGGTTACAGTAGTACTTCAAGCTTCAGCAAAGCGTTTAAAAAACATTTCGACTATAAGCCAAGCCAGATAAGAGATAGAAAAAAAGATAATTAG
- a CDS encoding RNA polymerase sigma factor codes for MSIYSFDKIEEMTELNFQLTSTSVTVFINSINKELMSYGLKILKNEFAIENIVQDAYLKLWNFKDTITDRGHAVAFLKQNIKWGCHSYFRSKTTRFHRQMIELDSLESYDAILLPNAVFHNDEEVDDNLQNDRLRSTWTAISHIFYGKEKEVVELYFKNDLTHKQIALRYNLSVTTVTMILDKSKAKLKTMLVSAPEKMGTNNKPNQLPLLTSINRPDEFDGLNHDQKQIYYLRTISKYSFERIATELKLPVSYVQREYVRAWQAVSCQKKEKLTAAKWRNQSAKQYTPISA; via the coding sequence ATGAGCATTTATTCATTTGACAAGATCGAAGAGATGACTGAGTTGAATTTTCAACTCACTTCAACGAGCGTTACGGTATTTATTAATTCTATTAATAAAGAGTTGATGTCATATGGGTTGAAAATTTTAAAAAATGAATTTGCAATTGAAAACATCGTTCAAGATGCATATTTAAAATTATGGAATTTTAAAGACACTATCACTGATAGAGGTCATGCTGTAGCCTTTCTTAAACAAAACATCAAATGGGGTTGCCATTCCTATTTCCGTAGTAAAACGACCCGCTTTCATCGCCAGATGATTGAACTGGATTCATTGGAGTCTTACGACGCTATTTTATTACCCAATGCGGTTTTCCATAACGACGAAGAAGTTGACGATAATCTTCAGAATGATCGTTTACGATCCACCTGGACTGCTATTTCGCATATCTTTTATGGTAAAGAAAAAGAGGTTGTTGAGTTATATTTTAAAAACGACCTAACCCATAAACAAATTGCTCTTCGCTACAACCTGTCGGTTACAACAGTAACAATGATACTTGATAAAAGTAAGGCGAAATTAAAAACTATGCTGGTTTCAGCGCCGGAAAAGATGGGTACTAACAATAAGCCAAATCAACTGCCTTTGCTAACTTCTATCAACAGGCCGGACGAGTTTGATGGCTTGAACCATGATCAAAAGCAAATTTATTATTTGCGAACAATCTCTAAATACAGTTTTGAGCGAATAGCCACGGAATTAAAACTGCCTGTTTCCTACGTTCAAAGGGAATACGTAAGAGCCTGGCAAGCGGTGAGCTGTCAAAAAAAAGAAAAATTAACCGCCGCCAAATGGCGAAATCAGTCCGCCAAACAATACACACCCATAAGCGCCTGA
- a CDS encoding RagB/SusD family nutrient uptake outer membrane protein — protein sequence MKKIIYPIIFIATVLLSCNKKDFLDAKPDKSLVIPQSLADFQAIMDNDLEMNGTTTEYGPVPGMGEMSADNYFVLDADYNTIFQPQQKNVYVWAKNIYDGSAVNDWDMPYKSVFNCNFVLEGINSIPVTEQNKASYNRVLGSALFFRAHAFYQLAQVFAPPYQKTNAASQLGIPLRLSTDISEKISRATLKDTYDRVITDLLKSKDLLPTDNTAKTRPSRQAAYGLLARVYQTMQEYDKALLYADSCLQLHSYLLDYQSINASATYPFNIANDEMIFSCKMTEVYNGPLYATRAKVDNALYQSYDANDIRKTIFFRTATGGYRFKGSYLLNYLFAGLATDEIFLIRAESYARAGKTLEAMNDLNTLLIKRWAKNKFMPYTAADAGTALNLILQERRKELIFRGLRWPDLRRLNLEGRNISLTRIVNGTIYSLPSGDPRWTLPIPLQVIGFNPGMPQNDR from the coding sequence ATGAAAAAGATAATTTACCCGATCATATTTATTGCAACAGTACTATTATCATGCAACAAAAAGGATTTCCTGGATGCAAAACCCGATAAATCATTAGTCATTCCCCAATCGCTTGCCGATTTTCAAGCCATTATGGATAATGATCTGGAAATGAACGGAACAACAACCGAATATGGCCCTGTACCAGGAATGGGAGAAATGAGTGCTGATAATTACTTTGTGCTTGATGCTGATTATAATACCATATTTCAACCACAACAGAAGAACGTTTATGTGTGGGCCAAAAATATCTATGACGGAAGTGCGGTCAATGATTGGGACATGCCCTATAAGTCGGTTTTTAACTGCAATTTCGTTTTAGAGGGGATTAATAGTATTCCGGTAACAGAACAAAACAAAGCCAGTTATAACAGGGTGTTAGGAAGTGCCTTGTTTTTCAGGGCACACGCATTTTATCAACTGGCTCAAGTCTTCGCCCCGCCTTACCAGAAAACTAATGCGGCATCACAGTTAGGCATCCCGTTACGATTAAGTACCGACATCAGTGAAAAGATATCCCGTGCCACATTAAAAGATACTTATGATCGGGTTATTACAGACCTTTTGAAGTCAAAAGATTTGCTGCCAACAGACAATACAGCTAAAACCCGTCCATCCAGACAAGCCGCTTACGGATTGCTTGCCAGGGTGTACCAAACGATGCAGGAATACGACAAAGCATTGCTTTACGCCGATTCATGCCTGCAATTACATAGTTACTTATTAGATTACCAATCTATCAATGCCAGTGCAACATACCCGTTCAATATTGCAAACGATGAAATGATTTTTTCCTGCAAGATGACTGAAGTTTATAATGGCCCCCTGTATGCGACAAGAGCAAAAGTTGATAATGCCTTATATCAGTCTTACGATGCTAACGATATTAGAAAAACGATCTTTTTTCGTACCGCCACTGGTGGATATCGTTTCAAAGGAAGTTATCTGCTTAATTACCTTTTTGCGGGTCTTGCTACTGATGAAATATTTTTAATAAGGGCTGAAAGCTACGCCCGCGCCGGAAAAACGCTGGAGGCAATGAACGACCTTAATACGCTTTTGATCAAGCGATGGGCGAAAAATAAGTTTATGCCTTATACCGCTGCTGATGCGGGAACAGCTTTAAATCTGATTTTACAAGAGCGAAGAAAAGAGTTAATATTTCGGGGATTGCGATGGCCTGACCTGCGGAGGTTGAATTTGGAGGGAAGAAATATTTCTCTTACCCGAATTGTTAACGGAACGATATATAGTTTACCATCCGGTGATCCAAGATGGACACTACCTATTCCGCTTCAAGTCATTGGATTTAATCCCGGCATGCCTCAAAACGACCGGTAA
- a CDS encoding Lrp/AsnC family transcriptional regulator encodes MYYGGITIPGVMECFQMTGCSDFLLRIATRHMEEYSEFFSTKLAKLPYITTVQSSLCLVIS; translated from the coding sequence ATTTATTACGGTGGTATCACAATTCCGGGGGTAATGGAGTGTTTCCAAATGACGGGTTGCAGCGACTTCCTATTGCGCATTGCCACACGTCATATGGAAGAGTATAGTGAGTTTTTTAGTACCAAGCTAGCTAAACTGCCGTACATTACTACGGTACAAAGTTCCTTGTGTCTTGTCATAAGCTAA
- a CDS encoding HU family DNA-binding protein, with protein sequence MTKADVIAGITAKTGKGKEATETIIDAFFEVVQSSLTNGEDVFVRGFGTFLVKKRAAKIGRNITKNTAVQIPESYIPAFRPGDEFKNKVKAAVRSGVLIES encoded by the coding sequence ATGACGAAAGCAGATGTAATTGCAGGTATAACCGCAAAAACAGGAAAAGGAAAAGAAGCAACCGAAACCATTATAGATGCCTTTTTTGAGGTGGTTCAATCCAGCCTTACCAATGGCGAGGACGTATTTGTTCGGGGCTTTGGTACTTTCCTGGTGAAGAAAAGAGCGGCTAAGATAGGCAGGAACATCACGAAGAACACCGCTGTACAAATACCCGAGAGTTATATTCCTGCCTTTAGGCCTGGTGATGAATTTAAGAACAAAGTTAAAGCCGCCGTAAGAAGCGGAGTGTTAATAGAATCGTAA
- a CDS encoding tyrosine-type recombinase/integrase: MKAEVSLYLDTRRALKNGTFPLKLHVYFTAKMERWYGTDYKLSKEAFEQSYLAAKPRGENKDLKIELDAVIQKAADLAKDLGDSFTFEKFERKMFRTKASANNVIEHFANYVKVLDKNEQIGTASSYDCSIKSITAYLSEGKKNPVMHIPFTALSADVLNKYEQWMVSKNNSKTTVGIYMRNLRAIFNKAIAAGDISAELYPFKTYKIPTGKNVKKALETPDLNALYTADVSTDAFMEKARDYWFFSYQCNGMNFRDIAELKFKDIHDTYFSFLRHKTKNTTKEDPTPIVVPLTSHIKAFIKKYANEKGKPNDYVFPIFQTGMSAKERHKVNQNFIRFVNQHMQKLVDQLGLSFKLGTMVARHSFTTQATRTMGLEFAQEALGHTTMNTTQNYWKGFEKDAKKSMAEKLMEFTTIKTTVDQEAVQEAS; the protein is encoded by the coding sequence ATGAAAGCTGAAGTTTCTCTTTACCTCGACACGAGGCGGGCACTGAAAAATGGCACATTTCCATTAAAATTACATGTTTACTTTACCGCCAAAATGGAGCGGTGGTATGGCACCGACTACAAACTGAGCAAAGAAGCTTTTGAACAGTCTTACCTTGCTGCCAAACCAAGAGGAGAAAACAAAGACCTCAAAATTGAATTGGATGCAGTCATACAAAAAGCCGCTGACCTGGCTAAAGATTTAGGCGACAGCTTCACTTTTGAAAAGTTTGAGCGTAAGATGTTCCGTACTAAAGCAAGTGCCAATAATGTAATTGAGCATTTTGCAAACTATGTAAAGGTGCTGGACAAAAACGAGCAGATCGGAACAGCGTCGAGTTATGATTGCAGCATTAAATCCATTACAGCTTATTTAAGTGAGGGTAAAAAAAATCCCGTTATGCATATTCCTTTTACCGCCCTTTCAGCAGATGTTTTAAATAAATATGAGCAATGGATGGTTTCCAAAAACAATTCCAAAACTACCGTTGGTATTTATATGCGGAATTTAAGGGCGATCTTTAATAAGGCGATTGCGGCGGGGGATATTTCCGCCGAACTTTATCCCTTTAAAACCTATAAAATCCCGACAGGCAAAAATGTAAAAAAAGCTTTAGAAACTCCCGATCTTAATGCCCTATATACTGCCGATGTTTCTACGGATGCCTTTATGGAAAAGGCCAGGGACTATTGGTTTTTCAGTTACCAATGCAACGGTATGAATTTCAGGGATATTGCTGAATTAAAGTTTAAAGATATTCACGATACATACTTTTCATTTTTAAGACATAAGACCAAAAACACCACAAAGGAAGACCCAACGCCCATTGTCGTCCCTCTGACCAGCCATATCAAAGCATTTATTAAAAAGTACGCTAACGAAAAAGGGAAGCCCAACGACTATGTATTTCCCATATTCCAAACAGGCATGTCAGCCAAAGAACGGCACAAGGTCAACCAAAATTTTATCCGCTTTGTTAATCAGCACATGCAAAAGCTGGTCGATCAGTTAGGCTTATCATTTAAGTTAGGTACAATGGTAGCCCGTCATTCGTTCACTACACAGGCCACCCGTACTATGGGGCTGGAATTTGCACAGGAAGCTTTAGGGCATACCACCATGAACACCACACAAAATTACTGGAAAGGTTTTGAAAAGGATGCTAAGAAAAGCATGGCGGAAAAGCTTATGGAATTTACAACAATTAAAACAACAGTAGATCAAGAGGCCGTTCAGGAAGCCTCTTGA
- a CDS encoding IS630 family transposase (programmed frameshift), translating to MVRYTIKLTKEEVGELYSIINKGSHSSQTFRTAYILLNCDEGEYAEKITNEQISKVLKVGMRTIDRVKKKFIEEGFEGVLDRRPTSRVYETKSDGDVEAKLVALCCSEPPEGFAKWSLRLLADKMVELEYVESISHVTVRSVLKKNELKPWKVKGWVIPPEKSSEFVANMERVLDVYKKPYDEEFPVVCMDESPKQLIEEGQPSQAMKPGQEARVDYEYIRHGVVNIFMANEPLRGKRFVEITAFKTKKDWALFVKRIADEWYPTAKKITLVMDNFKTHSASAFYETFEPAEAKRLWDRFEFVYTPKHGSWLNMAEIELHVLNGQCLNRHISTMLKINEEVAAWQHNRNNKNSKINWQFENKDARIKLKRLYPSLHD from the exons ATGGTACGTTATACGATAAAACTTACAAAAGAGGAGGTTGGAGAGTTATACTCGATAATCAACAAGGGCTCCCATAGTTCTCAAACATTCCGGACAGCCTATATACTATTGAATTGTGATGAAGGGGAATATGCGGAGAAAATAACAAATGAACAGATCAGCAAAGTCCTGAAAGTAGGGATGCGAACGATAGACCGGGTGAAGAAAAAGTTTATTGAAGAGGGTTTTGAAGGTGTTTTAGATCGTCGCCCCACCAGCCGTGTTTATGAAACAAAATCAGATGGCGATGTAGAAGCGAAGCTGGTTGCCTTGTGTTGCAGCGAGCCGCCTGAGGGGTTTGCTAAATGGTCATTAAGGCTACTCGCCGATAAAATGGTAGAGTTGGAATATGTAGAAAGTATTTCGCATGTAACAGTAAGAAGTGTGCTTA AAAAAAACGAACTTAAGCCTTGGAAAGTAAAGGGCTGGGTAATACCACCGGAAAAAAGCAGCGAATTTGTAGCCAATATGGAACGCGTATTGGATGTATACAAAAAACCTTATGATGAGGAATTTCCGGTTGTATGTATGGATGAGTCGCCAAAACAATTGATAGAAGAAGGGCAGCCCTCTCAAGCCATGAAGCCTGGCCAGGAGGCAAGAGTAGATTACGAGTACATAAGGCATGGGGTAGTCAATATATTTATGGCCAACGAGCCTTTGAGGGGCAAGCGCTTTGTAGAAATTACGGCGTTTAAAACCAAAAAGGACTGGGCTTTATTCGTAAAAAGAATAGCAGATGAATGGTACCCGACAGCGAAAAAAATAACTTTAGTAATGGACAATTTTAAAACCCATTCGGCCTCTGCATTTTACGAGACATTTGAACCAGCCGAAGCCAAAAGGCTATGGGATAGGTTTGAGTTTGTTTATACGCCCAAGCATGGAAGCTGGCTCAATATGGCCGAGATAGAATTGCATGTATTGAATGGGCAATGCCTAAACAGGCATATTTCAACAATGCTGAAGATCAATGAAGAGGTAGCGGCATGGCAACACAACAGAAATAATAAGAACAGCAAAATTAACTGGCAGTTCGAAAATAAAGATGCGCGAATAAAACTGAAAAGACTTTATCCGTCATTACACGATTAA
- a CDS encoding plasmid transfer protein — protein MKKFTLTLLIIIICGLTAFAQDSTGSNKAFDMFQGAEVYEDGMMQMLTGLRDQIWGQGVDFVNDAKALSAIFMIIFFAIRSYEMMVGDKQMEIMPLLRPFGLSMIILWWNVFVRMVAFPCELVENQAKDKWQTAQVEADNLRVKRAELMKEMADSLYNFQAQTSVAEKESDTWYGQAWDQVTSTVKQGISTVVGPILELKQRLQISLQLLLTQLLELIAVWILRIATYFVFFIQVFYSSLLVLLGPFAIAVSILPAFRDSFTTWVARFISVNLYGAIAYLIMWLSAYIQQYAMTVEISRYQGILHGSGTANKMAEFAIFASNGILSFGTVIVTFLIGAIAMFTVPSISTWVVSTSGISSAASTFGRQASVASKVVTKTVTGVF, from the coding sequence ATGAAAAAATTCACGCTAACGTTATTAATTATAATTATTTGCGGATTAACGGCTTTTGCACAGGATAGCACCGGCAGTAACAAAGCCTTTGACATGTTTCAGGGTGCTGAAGTGTACGAAGACGGAATGATGCAAATGCTCACCGGGCTTAGGGATCAGATCTGGGGCCAGGGTGTCGATTTTGTAAATGATGCCAAAGCCCTTTCTGCCATTTTCATGATTATTTTTTTCGCGATCAGATCTTATGAAATGATGGTCGGCGATAAGCAAATGGAAATTATGCCTTTACTCCGCCCTTTCGGTCTGTCGATGATCATTTTATGGTGGAACGTTTTTGTAAGAATGGTTGCGTTTCCATGCGAGCTGGTCGAAAATCAGGCGAAGGACAAATGGCAGACCGCGCAGGTAGAGGCCGACAACCTCCGGGTCAAACGGGCCGAGTTGATGAAAGAAATGGCTGATAGTCTTTATAATTTTCAAGCGCAGACCAGTGTCGCGGAAAAGGAATCAGATACCTGGTATGGTCAGGCCTGGGATCAGGTCACAAGTACGGTTAAACAAGGGATATCTACCGTTGTAGGACCAATATTGGAATTGAAGCAAAGGCTTCAAATCAGCCTTCAATTACTCCTTACACAGCTTTTAGAGTTAATAGCGGTATGGATATTAAGGATCGCCACCTATTTCGTATTCTTTATACAGGTTTTCTATTCCAGCTTACTTGTGCTACTCGGCCCCTTTGCGATAGCGGTCAGTATCCTTCCGGCATTCAGAGATAGTTTTACGACTTGGGTTGCCCGTTTTATTTCTGTAAATCTCTATGGCGCGATAGCCTACCTGATCATGTGGTTGTCAGCGTACATACAGCAATATGCAATGACCGTGGAGATCAGCCGGTATCAGGGTATTTTGCATGGAAGCGGTACCGCCAATAAAATGGCGGAGTTTGCCATTTTTGCATCTAATGGTATACTATCTTTCGGAACAGTGATCGTCACTTTTTTAATTGGCGCGATTGCCATGTTTACCGTGCCCAGTATATCAACATGGGTTGTATCTACTTCCGGTATAAGTTCAGCGGCATCTACTTTTGGCAGGCAGGCATCTGTGGCCTCCAAAGTGGTTACTAAGACTGTTACCGGAGTGTTTTAA